From one Catenuloplanes nepalensis genomic stretch:
- the eccB gene encoding type VII secretion protein EccB, whose product MRTRRDQVQAYRFVTRRIVSAVVSGEPETNELPMRRLGLALFGSVLVGALVLGVFGAYGLLTENKAPLANDTLVIDKDSGATYVYTSNKLFPVANYASARLILATDAPEIRRVSAGSLRDKPRARTVGIMNAPDALPDPKNLSGSTWRVCSNLTALEGDAPISSLVVGRSLSGAATLAGDEGLLVHVGEVQNNTAVFYLVWNNTRLAVPRPALVGLDPTDSIKVAEELVNAIPAGPNLAPVELPGQGSPAEEPVDGRSAAVGTVFRVGDRFYVLAESGLAPVGNLMAQLFQDNGAEVRDTTAQEADRRQATTRVEPDGFPSEMPRLSQTVTNRSNSAICDFYDVGDNRNTVEVYATRPAELAAALDDGTDSATRAATATVDRVLVTGGTGALIQPALPGGTAAPGSTVFLLTDEGRMFALGTAGGDAKTALGYGGSSPSPVPASLIDLIPAGPTLDIELARRTVTSAATTG is encoded by the coding sequence ATGCGTACCCGCCGTGATCAGGTCCAGGCGTACCGCTTCGTCACCCGCCGCATCGTATCGGCGGTGGTCTCGGGTGAGCCGGAGACCAACGAGCTGCCGATGCGCCGCCTCGGGCTGGCCCTGTTCGGCAGCGTGCTGGTGGGTGCGCTGGTGCTCGGCGTGTTCGGCGCCTACGGGCTCCTGACCGAGAACAAGGCGCCGCTGGCGAACGACACGCTGGTGATCGACAAGGACTCCGGCGCGACGTACGTCTACACGTCGAACAAGCTGTTCCCGGTGGCCAACTACGCGTCCGCGCGCCTGATCCTCGCCACGGACGCCCCGGAGATCCGCCGCGTCTCGGCCGGCTCGCTGAGGGACAAGCCGCGTGCTCGGACCGTCGGGATCATGAACGCGCCGGACGCGCTGCCGGACCCGAAGAACCTGTCCGGCTCGACCTGGCGGGTGTGCTCGAACCTGACCGCGCTGGAGGGCGACGCGCCGATCAGCAGCCTGGTGGTGGGCCGGTCGCTGAGCGGCGCGGCCACGCTCGCCGGGGACGAGGGCCTGCTGGTGCACGTCGGCGAGGTGCAGAACAACACCGCGGTGTTCTACCTTGTGTGGAACAACACCCGGCTGGCCGTGCCGCGGCCCGCGCTGGTCGGCCTGGACCCGACGGACTCGATCAAGGTGGCCGAGGAACTGGTCAACGCGATCCCGGCCGGGCCGAATCTGGCGCCGGTGGAGCTGCCGGGCCAGGGCTCGCCGGCCGAGGAGCCGGTGGACGGCAGGTCCGCGGCGGTCGGCACCGTGTTCAGGGTCGGCGACCGGTTCTACGTGCTGGCCGAGTCGGGGCTGGCTCCGGTCGGGAACCTGATGGCGCAGCTGTTCCAGGACAACGGCGCGGAGGTCCGGGACACCACCGCGCAGGAGGCGGACCGTCGTCAGGCGACCACGCGGGTCGAGCCGGACGGGTTCCCGTCCGAGATGCCGCGGCTGAGCCAGACCGTGACGAACCGCAGCAACAGCGCGATCTGCGACTTCTACGACGTGGGCGACAACCGGAACACCGTCGAGGTGTACGCGACCCGCCCGGCCGAGCTGGCCGCGGCCCTGGACGACGGCACCGACTCCGCGACCCGGGCCGCGACCGCCACGGTGGACCGCGTGCTGGTGACCGGTGGCACCGGCGCGCTGATCCAGCCGGCACTGCCGGGCGGCACGGCCGCGCCGGGCTCCACCGTGTTCCTGCTCACGGACGAGGGCCGGATGTTCGCGCTGGGTACCGCTGGCGGTGACGCAAAGACAGCGCTCGGCTACGGAGGGTCGAGCCCCTCGCCGGTTCCGGCCAGTCTGATCGATCTGATCCCGGCCGGGCCGACACTCGACATCGAGCTGGCGCGCCGAACCGTGACGAGCGCGGCGACAACCGGATAG